One Tessaracoccus lacteus DNA window includes the following coding sequences:
- the recO gene encoding DNA repair protein RecO, with amino-acid sequence MPTYRDEAVVLRTHQFGEADRVIILLTRAHGKVHAVAKGVRRTSSKFGGRLEPFQHIDIQFAQGHGLDIVTQAVSLHSSSLGADYSRFTAAQVLVETAERLVSEEGVPSLQQYRLLLGALLALDAEDRPAPLIVDSYLLRALAIAGYALATEACAGCGDVDVRWFSPQGGGAVCTACRTPGSAQLYPGDSAYLGALLAGDWAAVTAADRATQQRVDGMVVAYSTWHLERALRSLPFFER; translated from the coding sequence GTGCCCACCTACCGTGACGAAGCCGTGGTGCTGCGGACTCACCAGTTCGGTGAGGCTGACCGCGTCATCATTCTGCTGACACGCGCCCACGGCAAGGTGCACGCCGTCGCGAAGGGGGTCCGGCGAACCTCGTCGAAGTTCGGTGGCCGGCTCGAGCCGTTCCAGCACATCGACATCCAGTTCGCCCAGGGACACGGCCTGGACATCGTGACGCAGGCCGTGTCGCTGCACAGCAGCAGCCTCGGCGCCGACTACTCGAGATTCACGGCGGCCCAGGTACTCGTCGAGACGGCCGAGCGACTCGTCTCGGAGGAGGGAGTCCCCTCCCTGCAGCAGTACCGTCTCCTCCTCGGTGCGCTGCTGGCACTCGACGCCGAGGACCGGCCTGCGCCGCTCATCGTCGACTCCTATCTCCTGAGGGCACTTGCCATCGCCGGCTATGCCCTCGCGACGGAGGCCTGCGCGGGCTGCGGAGACGTGGACGTCCGCTGGTTCTCCCCGCAGGGCGGTGGTGCGGTATGCACGGCGTGCCGGACCCCCGGCTCCGCCCAGCTGTACCCGGGGGACTCCGCGTACCTCGGGGCGCTGCTCGCCGGTGACTGGGCCGCGGTGACCGCCGCCGACCGCGCCACGCAACAGCGCGTCGACGGGATGGTCGTGGCCTACTCCACCTGGCACCTGGAGAGGGCGCTCCGGTCGCTCCCGTTCTTCGAACGTTAG
- a CDS encoding isoprenyl transferase: MWSVPEPRRRPTPHPSGATPPDLPKKALPRHVAIVMDGNGRWAKQRGLKRTEGHAMGEASLLDVVHGAIEQGIPYLSAYAFSTENWKRSPEEVRWLMGFNRDVIHRRRDELNDLGVRIRWAGRRPRLWGSVIRELEVAEEMSRDNTTLTLQFCVNYGGRAEIVDAAREIARLAKAGKLDPDRLTEDRFAKFLDEPEIPDVDLFLRSSGEQRTSNFLLWQSAYAEFIFLDRLWPDFDRRDLWAAVEQYVSRERRFGTA, from the coding sequence ATTTGGAGCGTGCCTGAGCCTCGCCGTCGCCCCACGCCTCACCCCAGTGGCGCCACCCCGCCCGACCTGCCGAAGAAGGCGCTGCCCCGACACGTCGCGATCGTGATGGACGGCAACGGCCGCTGGGCGAAGCAGCGCGGCCTGAAGCGCACGGAGGGTCACGCGATGGGCGAGGCCTCGCTCCTCGACGTCGTCCACGGGGCCATCGAGCAGGGCATCCCGTACCTCTCGGCCTACGCCTTTTCGACGGAGAACTGGAAGCGGTCGCCGGAGGAGGTGCGCTGGCTGATGGGCTTCAACCGGGACGTGATCCACCGTCGTCGCGACGAGCTCAACGACCTCGGCGTCCGGATCCGCTGGGCCGGGCGCCGCCCGAGGCTGTGGGGGTCGGTGATCAGGGAGCTCGAGGTCGCCGAGGAGATGAGCCGGGACAACACCACGCTGACGCTGCAATTCTGCGTGAACTACGGCGGCCGGGCGGAGATCGTCGACGCGGCCCGCGAGATCGCCCGCCTGGCGAAGGCCGGCAAGCTCGACCCCGACAGGCTGACCGAGGACCGCTTCGCGAAGTTCCTCGACGAGCCGGAGATCCCCGACGTCGATCTGTTCCTCCGCAGCTCCGGTGAGCAGCGCACGTCGAACTTCCTGCTGTGGCAGTCGGCCTACGCGGAGTTCATCTTCCTCGACCGTCTATGGCCGGACTTCGACCGCCGCGACCTCTGGGCGGCCGTGGAGCAGTATGTGTCGCGCGAGCGCCGCTTCGGCACCGCCTGA
- a CDS encoding HNH endonuclease signature motif containing protein, translating to MEPTTRLTTDAALTAIRAALAAIDHPQRTHISHHERLTLLQTARRAQGQLAGLVAMLTGEAEANHSAEAVTGTQLPTLLGQQEHLDVRDTLRTVTQARDIAHHNDVARRVIDGNLSPQHAQAIRRTLDTLPHTLNTQQRERAREFLIAKAANQTPGRLTASTDDVLAAVAPDLVPTAEERDTRLARQRADALARRSFTWGEDTTHPGSWYFKGSLPTLEAEQVIRAITIQVNHAKRAQRRQHRRHDTPRWDQRQADALTTLTTAAAPPADPPQPKPPTLRQAQGVSTSSTNRGSEGSDASNSPDPYTPATLIVTIDYTELATQLHASGQLPSGARLPAKELRRLACDAQIIPIVLGAQSEILDVGRAHRFVTPAIRHALNLRDNGCIFPGCHATALECDAHHITPWWAGGSTSLTNLALLCPYHHPKVEPTHTGPAAGTTSPDGWHITLNPHTGRPTLGREPPDTS from the coding sequence ATGGAACCCACGACCAGACTCACCACCGACGCGGCACTGACCGCAATCCGTGCCGCGCTGGCCGCCATCGACCACCCCCAACGCACCCACATCAGCCACCACGAACGCCTCACCCTCCTCCAGACCGCCCGCCGCGCCCAGGGACAACTCGCCGGCCTCGTGGCCATGCTCACCGGCGAAGCAGAAGCCAACCACTCAGCCGAAGCCGTCACCGGAACCCAACTCCCCACCCTGCTCGGCCAGCAGGAACACCTCGATGTCCGCGACACCCTCCGCACCGTCACCCAGGCCCGCGACATCGCCCACCACAACGACGTCGCCCGCCGCGTCATCGACGGCAACCTCTCACCCCAGCACGCCCAGGCCATCCGCCGCACCCTCGACACACTCCCCCACACCCTCAACACCCAGCAGCGCGAAAGAGCGCGAGAGTTCCTCATCGCGAAGGCCGCGAATCAGACTCCGGGCCGCCTGACCGCCTCCACCGACGACGTGCTGGCCGCCGTCGCACCCGACCTGGTCCCCACCGCCGAGGAACGCGACACCCGACTCGCCCGGCAACGCGCCGACGCTCTGGCCCGCCGCTCCTTCACCTGGGGCGAAGACACCACCCATCCCGGCTCCTGGTACTTCAAAGGCTCCCTCCCCACCCTCGAGGCCGAGCAGGTCATCCGGGCCATCACCATCCAGGTCAACCACGCCAAACGCGCCCAACGACGCCAGCACCGCCGACACGACACACCCCGCTGGGACCAACGCCAGGCCGACGCCCTCACCACCCTCACGACCGCGGCAGCACCGCCAGCCGATCCCCCACAGCCGAAGCCGCCAACCCTTCGACAGGCTCAGGGCGTTTCGACAAGCTCAACGAACCGCGGATCTGAAGGCTCCGACGCGAGCAACAGCCCGGACCCATACACACCCGCGACGCTTATCGTGACCATCGACTACACCGAACTCGCCACCCAACTCCACGCCTCCGGCCAGCTCCCCTCCGGAGCCCGCCTCCCAGCCAAAGAACTACGTCGGCTGGCCTGCGACGCCCAGATCATCCCCATCGTCCTGGGCGCGCAGTCCGAAATCCTCGACGTCGGCCGCGCACACCGCTTCGTCACCCCCGCCATCCGCCACGCCCTCAACCTCCGCGACAACGGCTGCATCTTCCCCGGCTGCCACGCCACCGCCCTCGAATGCGACGCCCACCACATCACCCCATGGTGGGCAGGCGGCAGCACATCCCTGACCAACCTCGCACTGCTCTGCCCCTACCACCACCCCAAAGTCGAACCCACCCACACCGGCCCCGCCGCCGGCACCACCTCCCCCGACGGCTGGCACATCACCCTCAACCCCCACACCGGCAGACCCACACTCGGCCGAGAACCCCCAGACACCAGCTGA
- a CDS encoding Cof-type HAD-IIB family hydrolase, protein MRLIATDVDGTLIRSDHTLSTRTRRAFQAARDAGIRVLAISGRQPYSIGAIVQGTALMGPCVGSNGAVITDLETRQVLWQATVAIDVQQRLVDEMTVLFPTLKAVSVRDGGDLYFAEAGYQGLADPGELETLWPVTQRIGDREEVLAAPSGKLVLRDDHHDPADLLAAARGLGIDGFHATTSGAPFLEVGPVGVTKAVALARLCDRWCIDRADVVAFGDNLNDVEMLRFAGLGVAMGNAEPEAVAAADRVTLTNNEDGVAAVIETLL, encoded by the coding sequence ATGCGCCTCATTGCCACCGACGTCGACGGGACCCTCATCCGCAGCGACCACACGCTCTCCACGCGGACCCGCCGAGCCTTCCAGGCGGCGCGCGACGCGGGCATCCGGGTGCTGGCGATCTCGGGCAGGCAGCCCTACTCCATCGGCGCCATCGTGCAGGGCACCGCGCTCATGGGGCCGTGCGTCGGCAGCAACGGCGCGGTCATCACTGACCTCGAGACCCGCCAGGTGCTCTGGCAGGCGACCGTCGCGATCGACGTCCAGCAGCGACTCGTCGACGAGATGACGGTGCTGTTCCCGACGCTGAAGGCCGTGTCCGTGCGCGATGGGGGAGACCTCTATTTTGCCGAGGCCGGTTACCAGGGGTTGGCCGACCCGGGTGAGCTCGAGACCCTCTGGCCGGTCACCCAGCGCATCGGCGACCGCGAGGAGGTGTTGGCGGCACCCTCGGGCAAGCTGGTCCTGCGTGACGACCACCACGACCCGGCGGATCTCCTGGCTGCCGCTCGCGGCCTGGGCATCGACGGCTTCCACGCCACCACCAGCGGTGCGCCGTTCCTGGAGGTCGGCCCGGTGGGCGTCACGAAGGCAGTGGCCCTGGCGCGCCTGTGTGACCGATGGTGCATCGACCGGGCCGACGTCGTGGCCTTCGGCGACAACCTCAACGACGTCGAGATGCTGCGCTTCGCCGGCCTCGGCGTCGCGATGGGCAACGCCGAGCCGGAGGCGGTCGC